Within Triticum dicoccoides isolate Atlit2015 ecotype Zavitan chromosome 1B, WEW_v2.0, whole genome shotgun sequence, the genomic segment GTTTTCACGTTTTTCTGAAGGGCGGTCCGGTCCAGGCTTGGGCCTAGCGGGCTTTTACGTTTGCGGTCCGGGCTTGGGCCCAAAAAATAGGCCCAATGGCCGGGCCAGGCCTGGTTTTTTGCGTTGGGCTTGGCTAGGCCTGGTCCagcccgaggtatggccaggtatagaCTAGAGGCACCAGAATAAAAAATCGAATTCGTACCTGAGTTTCCTTGGGTGGCAAAGTTGTTCATGGCCTGGAGAAAGGCGGCTTGATCCCAGCTCGATGGTGCAGGTGAGGTTGGTGTGGCAAGCAGCGCCAGCTGATATGTCGTTGAAGGCAGGAGAGCAGACGAGGGTATGTAGTAGAGACTTCCATCAGTAGGAGATGGTGATGGAGCACCGTAAGGAGCATACGATGGAGCAGCATGATATGTGTTCGCCGGCTGTCGAGGGGTAAGCAACCTAGGGACACCATTATGCTGACGAAGGCCGGGTTGCCAAGCACCGGTGTAGGCAGGTGGAGCGCCAAGGGGGAAGGGGCAGACCAGGACATAGGCCATGGCTGGACAAGCCTGGTCCATGGATCTTGCGGAGGACGCCAGGATGGAGCCGCAGGTGAAGCACTTGCAGCCGGTGCAGGGTTTGAAGAAGGCGGTGTCGAAGGAGGCGCCAAGCGCATCGAGGGCAACTTGTAAATTGGGTTTTTGCTGTGGTAGTTGGAACTGGGGTGCTAGCTTGGAGGTGGCTGCACGGATGACGTCGGGGGTGGCGTGGCGGCAGGAGCTGGCATGGGAGGCCCTGATGGAGACGGTGTATGAGGACGAGCCGCAACATGGAAGACCCTTGGGTGAGAGTCCTTGGAAGCTTGAGTGTCCACTACGAGCTACAACATGGAGCGGACTTCGGTGAAGGTTGGAGGAGGCCGCATCATCGGGATGAAGGAGGCCCGCTTGTCGAAATCCTTGCCGAGCCCtacgatgatgatgttgatgagttGTGAGTCGCTGATGGGATCGCCGAGTTCGAGAAGCTCGTCGCCGATGGCCTTGACGTGCTGGCAGAAGAGGTTTACCGGGGCATCGGCTTGGGCCAGGTTACGCAGCTCGGTGTGCAGAGCATTTTTTTGAGTGTCGCTGTTGCTTTGAAAAAGCTGGCGAAGAGAGCCCCAGATGCTGACGGTTGTGGCGCCGTCGTGATCAAGCATGTTGAATATCTCGGTGGTGATGCGGGTGTAGAACCACTGAACAATCGCGAGATCGTCTTTCACCCATTGAGGATCATCAGGGCGAGGAGGACTGTTGGCGGCAACGTGAGAGCGGAGGTTGCATCGTCCCAGGTGCAAATCAAAGAGGTGACGCCAATGATAATAGTTGTGGGCGGCAAGGTCGAGGACGATGGGGATGAAGGGGCTGACATCGGTGATTGTGTTGGTGAGCGACATAGGTGCAGCCAGGCGCCGCCGCGGCCATGACTTTGGCGATGAGAGCAACCAGCCGCTCGAAGTAgccaggcggcggcggtggtggtggggtGGGTGGAGCAATACCCTAAATCCTATGATCGATAAACTGATACCATGATAGATGAATAAAACTACTGCTTACTGATTATTTGGTACAAGGTACATGGATATGTATATTGGTACAAGCCGACCTAGACTAGGTATTACAAACCGACTTGGACTATGAAGGTCCAAGGAAAATTCTAACATGCAGCCTGAGATCTGTTCTCAAACAAATCAAAAGTCAAACGTATTAGCAGTGGCactgaggctggtcatagtggggagtaacttagactagtaacatacatatgttactagtctatgttactatcttcatagtgggtagtgtcataggtgtggtaacatagttgccttcatttattactttgtagactcattatgcattgaaaaccgctatgtgatgataacatattatgttactctatttgcctctctcctcattaactacttgccacatcatcatttttgcttatgtggcatctatgttactacctatgttactcccactatgaccagcctgatgACCGAGATCAGCCAGCGATCCACACAATTAACGATGCGGGTTTCAAATGGCTTGGCTACACCGAGGCACCGACAGTCATCTGAGATGATGTGCACTTTTATTAGAGAACGTCCACTTCTGggtaaaaaatgattttttttttcaaataaggTTAATGGATCACATGCATAGTCACATGCTTGTTGCGGAAGATCGAGGAAGAAAGTGGTTCATTTACCAAAATTTACCCTCTTCATGACCTTCTGTGCTATGAATTACTACTGTGCTCTTCATAAAATGTAGGAAAGTGCAAATGCAAAGGGAAAAGGGAGTTCAGAATATGAAGATGCACTAACACTATACAGGCTAGAACAAAAGGTAAAATAAAATCTACaaatgcaaaaaaaaaacagaTTTAAGCAGAGTGGAGATCTGGGGGCTAATAGGAATGCATACACAGTGTGCAACTAAACCAACTGGGTGTGACTATGGATGTAGGTTTTAAACTAATCAAATTGGCTACTCCGAGGCACCGACAATGCGCACTTCAATTACCGAACTTCCACTTGTTAAACACATCATGTGAATAGCCACAGAAGACGAGGAAGAAAGTGATTCGTTTTACCTTGAGGAGGTGGACAAAATACACGCTCTTCATGACACAACTTGTGCTTCTTTGCTATGAATGACAACAAATGTGCAAGTGACAAAAAAATTTGAGGTGAGAACTCAGAATGCCAAGACGTACTACATTACTTTACAACAAAGATGGTCATAGATGTACAAATGTGTAAATGAAAAAAATTGAGGTGAGAACTTAGAATGCCAAGACGTACTacattactccctccgtctcataacatAAGAGCGTATTTTACACTACGCTATTATAAAACacgcttttatattatgggacggagggagtacattacagCAAAGATGGCCATAGATGTCAGTATGCAGACTAGAACAAGAGCTAAAATGAATATATTATTCTAACAAAATGCAGAAACAGATTTGATGAGGGTGGAGATTTGGGGGCAGGAGGGAAGGGTAGGGTAACGACCGACCGAGTACCTACCTTGAGTAGTGGAAGGCGGGATTAGGGGAGACCAGGCCAGTGTcacggagcaggaagaagcagaagtCGCCATCGTTGTAGTTGCCCGCCGCCGCGATGGCCCTGCTGATGCCGGTGGTCTCCACTGCCATGGACGGCAGGACGGACGGCCGTACGGAGATTGGCGGCGGAGGAACTCAGGAGACTCGATGCATCGGCGAGCGGCCGCCACGCCATCTGGGTCCCGCCGGCGGGCCTTGGCGGTGGTGCGTCGCTCGCGGCGGTGGGGGACTGGCCTCGGTGTTGAGAGAGAGATCGGCAAAAGTGTGGGCTGGGCTACTGGGCTTGTGGCTACAGACAGACGATGGTTGGGTTGAACTGGTGTGAACTGGAGGCCCGTCTAAAAACCTAACTCTATACTCCCTTTCTTTTTGTCTAAAAAAACGCCCTTTCTTCTTTTAACTAAATATAAAGGTTTTGCTAAAAAAAGAGCTAAGTATAAATGTATGCTAAAAAAGCTAAATATAAAGGCGTTGAGATCTGGTCATCCTCATTCCCGACTCTCCCTAGTGATCTACCCGGCCTTGGTAGTTTGCTGGCACAAGGTATGTCTCGTTGTTTGTCGAGGCCAGGGATCTAAATGGAGAAGGATGGCCAACAAACACCAAGGATCGTCCTCAGGGACTGCACGCCATGAGGAACTTGAGTCCATGATGAAGGAGCTAGGTCTGACTTAAGAAGATCTAGAAGATGTAGTTTTCGATCTACGTCAGGCGCTGCCGGACCGGAAGAGGAGACTCGATGGTTGTTGATCGTTCGTGTCCTTATAGATCGAGAGTTCAGTATCTGTTGGTTCTTCAAAAGAATGCACGTTGTGTGGTTGTTGGCAAGGGAAACTAAGATCAAAACTCTCTCCAAGAATCTGTTCACGATGAAGGTTAAGATGCGTGGACCGTGGACCTTCGAGGGGCGCGTCATCCTGTTTGCACCTTATGATGGTTTTAGAAAGCAGGACATTTTTCTGGTACAGCTCCCAAGGGCGCGAGCGAACAAAAAAACAGGAACCAAGTTGGCTCAATAGCTACGCTTGAAAAAAAAAATCCTTTAGAAGAGAGTTCCTTCCACCTTgctataagcgagatatagcgcTCGCAGGGAGGGCCTATATAACGCTTAAGGCGCCAAGTGTTTGCTCCGGCGACAGGGAGGTTCGCCTGCATGGCAGACCAAATAAATACACTCCTCATATGGCTGGTTTTCTGGCTCGCTATGCTTTTTTTTTGCTCGCCTTGCTAAGCTTAGCTCGGCTCTTTTTAATGTACCACATGCTTATGAAAAAATAGCAAGTGGTTTTGGCTTTGAATATTTTggtaaaacaaaaaaaaacaaaatttaaaaTGTTTGCAAACTTTTGAAAATATAAGGTATTTTAAAAAAACTTCACAAATTGGAATTTTTTTGCTAATCTAAAAAGTGTTCATTATTTTTAAAAACATtaatgaattaaaaaaatgtttgcggAGTAAAAAAAGTTTGTGGAGACAACTTCATGGATATGAAAAGTTCGTTGATTTGAAGAAActcatgaattttgaaaaaaatgttcacggATTCATAAAAAGTCTGCGGATCTTAAAAAGTTTGTGGATCTGCATTTTTTTACTGATTTGGAAAGTTCTTTGGTTTGAAGAAACACATGAATTTGGATGAACCCAAAAAATCAGAAGAATTAGAGTTTTAAAATGTTCATTTTAGGATGAaccaaaaaaatcacaaaaaacccGGACTCAAGTAAATAACATAGAAATAAAAAAAGGCTGGAAGCTTCGTTTTTTGGAAGAAACTGGATGGAGATGCATGGATGCACTGCGTTGATCAACGATTTTCGTGTCTGGCGTCAAGTGTACGTCTCCCCCTGGTCGTACGGGAGCTCCTATTTGACGGCCTACGTGCTGGATGCtcagcgaaggtgcactgggcccacGACATGTGCTGGCACATGGcgccctttttttgtttttgttttttcattgtttttTACATTGAGAACTGTTCGAAAAACAATACAGGGAATTCAAATAAAATTTCTTAATTTTTAAAATttcttgcaaaagaatgattcgacATGCCGCATACACTTCCCCGGTAACCAGCACTGCTGGGATACCATCAGAACTGATACAGATATCTAAGAAGACAGAGGTCAAAGTTTGTCAAAGCCAATAACAATCATGACGTAACCTAGGCGTGCGtaacatttttcttttctttttttagccAAAGCACCTGCCAAACCAACAATGAAACGACACTGGTGCTGCTAAAAATAGCTCATAGCATTTATCAAGTCTATAACAACAAAACAAGACTACATGGCACCTAAAAACACTCTGGAGTCCCAGGCGACCACATAACTAGTCTTTCTGTAGTCTCTTCCTCACCTGTATCATCCAAATTGGTCATTGTCCATTGGCATTTACCAAAGTGGATAAAAAACTGTATCAGCCAAATTAAACAAGTGCCAGTCTGACTAGAATCTGACTGACATGAAACACttcacctgctgctgctgctgcttaacCACAAGTGTCCTTCAGATTGTTCCACAACCTCTAACGATAACCTCTCCTATCAGATGCATATAATGTGAGATTGACAAATCGATAAACGCATATTATGAGTTTCGATTCAATACTCACCATACCAAATAGGGAACAGGCTCTGTCTCGGGGGCACCTGCAAGTTAGCATGGATTTTGCAAGAAATATATATACGGCTGTCACTCATATATGTACATCTCAGTGACATACTTTGTACAGAACAATATAATGACCTCATACTGTGCCAGTATGCAGTATAACATCTACTACTATCTCCGGCAGCCATCAGATCTAGTACTATCTCCACTTAATATACTTCTCAACACACCGGAATTTTTTGCCAGGTTTGTCTGTACTAATTGTCCACTGCGGCCCTACCACGAAGAAATAGCGATTTCTCCACCAATCCAGCTAGCAATCAGATCGAACACTAGGCAAAGAAATTCCTCTATGCAACTATATATATCCATACAAGTACCATTTACTCCAGGATCGAGCACTAACTGAAGGACAGAGATTGGATGAATAACCTGCTAGTTGCAACCGCGGGAACTCTGACCTGTCCTATGGGCGAATTCCCACGATGGATGGCAGACTAGCCTGCCATCTAGTGTAATTGCAGACGGCCAGAGTTGCGATGGATACTCCTTTGAGACACATGGCGACCTCCGTAGCTAGGATCATATGTATTTTCAAATTTCAATTGAATATGTAGTGTCACCATTCCAGATTTCTGATACTTGTGAACAAATATAAATTTATCCATGGGCCATTTAACACTTTTCAAATCAGATAATCGCTCAGATCGAGTGCACATATCATTAACATATTTCGAACCAAATACATAATCATAAAATCCTTTGGTTTTATTGAAACAAGTGGTGAAGATGCCCATACTCCTCACATAGTTTTTCTTTATCATTTGGGACCTCCTCATTCAGTAGTTAATAGATTAATGACAGAAAAACATAAGTATGGCCTAGATAAGAAGTTTGAAAATAGCGGGGCACGAACAAGTTGCCATGAAACAATCTAGAACATTTTATGTGGGAAACAATCAAGACCTTGTCAAAATCCTACAAATGAAATATGCTGGTTGTCCATGATCTAGGAGGATAGTCGCGAATAGGTTCTAAAGGTTTGCTCATGAAAAATGTAAAAATGTTTGGCATTTTTCATTTTGGGTTGATAAAGTACCTAGATATACGTAAATTCATTCTTATACACCTGAACATGAACCATAGTAAACCAAACTATATATTTTGTCGTCATAGTATAACGAACATATAATAATTCCAATAGGTTACCTATGTAAATGTTCTACACAATTCCAAGAAATATCAACCTCCTGCCCCAAAGATTTAATAAAAGAGACCAGGTGGGCCCCGTGAAATATTTATACAATATTGCAAACTTAGTTCGCCAAAAGATTGATCTGATCAAATAAAAATCCTTAACACAAAGATCAAACTGATGATGATGTGTCTAGAGTTAGGACCGGATATATGTTAGTGACTTGTGAGGAATTACAATCCTTTACATGTAAAGGGAATTCGATGAGTCATGTCATACTCTATATGTGTCAGTTTATCTTATCATCTTAAAGGACAATACAATGTTAGTTCTATAAAAAACAATTGAGTCTAGAAGAACCATCCACATGTCAGGCTTTAATAATAGAGCATATCTTAACAACCCACATATGATTGCAACTTAGTCCTACACAAGTTTTGCCTTTTCTTGTTTAAGGCTGAAACCCTATACAAGGTTTCAAAATCGGGTGTAAAAGTGATAATATCCTGATAAGTGTGTGACATGTAAAGTGAATAAGGCAAGTCATCTATAGCAAACATCATGTACCTTTTCCAAAATCGGGTGTAAAAGTGGTACTATCCTGATAAATGCATGACATGTAAAGTGAATAAGGCAAGTCATCTACCTCAAACATCATGTACTTTTTGTATGATCATATGCACAACTAAAAAGCAACTTTGATGATCAATCCAAAAGTACGCTTATAGCTAGTGCAACCTACCATAATGTACCAAAAATCCATTTCAGAAACATCCAAACACAATTATTAAAGCTGATGCAAAGAAGGAAAGAGATGGTGCATGGGCTACTATAAATAGGCATGAACTATAATGATCATCACAAGCACAAGCATCAAAACCAAGCAACACTAGTTAACACCAATCCACCATGAAGACCTTCCTCATCTTTGCCCTCCTCGCCGTTGCGGCGACAAGTGCCATTGCACAAATGGAGACTAGCCAAATCCCTGGCTTGGAGAAACCATCGCAACAACAACCATTACCACTACAACAAATATTATGGTACCACCAACAACAACCCATCCAACAACAACCACAACCATTTCCACAACAACCAGCATGTTCACAGCAACAACAACCACCATTATCGCAGCAACAACAACCACCATTTTCACAGCAACAACCACCATTCTCGCAGCAACAACAACCAGTTCTACCGCAACAACCACCATTTTCGCAGCAACAACAACCACAATTTGCGCAGCAACAACAACCATTTCCGCAGCAACAACAACCACTTCGACCGCAACAACCACCATTTTCACAGCAACAACCACCATTTtctcagcagcaacaacaaccagtTCTACCGCAACAACCACCAtttttgcaacaacaacaacaaccaattCTACCGCAACAACCACCATTTTTGCAACACCAACAACCAGTTCTACCGCAACAACAAATACCATCTGTTCAGCCATCTATCTTGCAGCAGCTAAACCCATGCAAGGTATTCCTCCAGCAGCAATGCAGCCCTGTGGCAACGCCACAAATTCTTGCTAGgtcgcaaatgttgtggcagagcaGTTGCCATGTGATGCAGCAACAATGTTGCCAGCAACTGCCGCAAATCCCCGAACAATCACGCTATGATGCAATCCGTGCCATCATCTACTCGATCGTCCTACAAGAACAACAACATGGTCAGGGTTTCAACCAACCTCAGCAGCAACAACCCCAACAGTCGGTCCAAGGTGTCTCCCAACCCCAACAACAACAGAAGCAGCTCGGACAGTGTTCTTTCCAACAACCTCAACAACAACAACTGGGTCAATGGCCTCAACAACAACAGGTACCACAGGGTACCTTGTTGCAGCCACACCAAATAGCTCAACTTGAGGTGATGACTTCCATTGCACTCCGTACCCTGCCAACGATGTGCAGTGTCAACGTGCCGGTGTATGGCACCACCACTAGTGTGCCATTCGGCGTTGGCACCCGAGTTGGTGCCTACTGATAAGAAAATATCTCTACTAATGTATAGTTGGATCGCCGTTGCTTAGTCGATGGATATGTCGATGTAGCGATGATAAATAAAGTGTCACACAATGTCATGTGTGACTCGCACAAACTAGtttaaattatgaaataaaatacaaataaagtTTTATCTAGACAATGTTCATACTGGTGTTGTGTGGATGTCGATCTGATTGCCATGCTTGCAAGTTCATATGTTCATCTTGCCTGGTTACAACCGCAAGCTGCtgcattaattaattatttatgtaTTACAATAATCAAGATTTAAGTATAAtagtgttactgtaaaatttgggtTGAACAGAAGAAAGGACTAACATAAAACTCTTTAATGGTTGGAGATTTGAGACCTTGTTTTTATTGGTTTGTATCTGGTTCCGACTACTACCATTGTCTATAGTGATAACCTAAACCGATTTTATCGTTAATccggttttctttctttttttgcaaatACATTTATTAATTCTTTGCACAGTAACTTGTTGTCGAGAAAAAGTCCATCTTTTTCTTGAACTTCAAAGCCACCACTAGCTAGTTAATTTAAAATAAGTTtccagttttttccttgtttttatgtCCTTTGAGTGGTCGCAAAAAATCGCTACATCAATCCAACAATTATTGTGCTAGGTATGGAAAAGGAGTTGCTGGCAGCagggtgtttgtgtgtgtctggGGACCGGNNNNNNNNNNNNNNNNNNNNNNNNNNNNNNNNNNNNNNNNNNNNNNNNNNNNNNNNNNNNNNNNNNNNNNNNNNNNNNNNNNNNNNNNNNNNNNNNNNNNNNNNNNNNNNNNNNNNNNNNNNNNNNNNNNNNNNNNNNNNNNNNNNNNNNNNNNNNNNNNNNNNNNNNNNNNNNNNNNNNNNNNNNNNNNNNNNNNNNNNNNNNNNNNNNNNNNNNNNNNNNNNNNNNNNNNNNNNNNNNNNNNNNNNNNNNNNNNNNNNNNNNNNNNNNNNNNNNNNNNNNNNNNNNNNNNNNNNNNNNNNNNNNNNNNNNNNNNNNNNNNNNNNNNNNNNNNNNNNNNNNNNNNNNNNNNNNNNNNNNNNNNNNNNNNNNNNNNNNNNNNNNNNNNNNNNNNNNNNNNNNNNNNNNNNNNNNNNNNNNNNNNNNNNNNNNNNNNNNNNNNNNNNNNNNNNNNNNNNNNNNNNNNNNNNNNNNNNNNNNNNNNNNNNNNNNNNNNNNNNNNNNNNNNNNNNNNNNNNNNNNGCTCTTATACTATTACCACATTTGTTGTTCATAGAATGCAAAATAAGCAACCTAAGTTAGAAACCATAAAACGTGAGAGTGTGGGTGCCACAAACACTCGACAAAGCCTTTGCCAAGTGTTGTACTCAGCAAAAGACACTCGGCGTACC encodes:
- the LOC119315553 gene encoding glutenin, low molecular weight subunit 1D1-like; protein product: MKTFLIFALLAVAATSAIAQMETSQIPGLEKPSQQQPLPLQQILWYHQQQPIQQQPQPFPQQPACSQQQQPPLSQQQQPPFSQQQPPFSQQQQPVLPQQPPFSQQQQPQFAQQQQPFPQQQQPLRPQQPPFSQQQPPFSQQQQQPVLPQQPPFLQQQQQPILPQQPPFLQHQQPVLPQQQIPSVQPSILQQLNPCKVFLQQQCSPVATPQILARSQMLWQSSCHVMQQQCCQQLPQIPEQSRYDAIRAIIYSIVLQEQQHGQGFNQPQQQQPQQSVQGVSQPQQQQKQLGQCSFQQPQQQQLGQWPQQQQVPQGTLLQPHQIAQLEVMTSIALRTLPTMCSVNVPVYGTTTSVPFGVGTRVGAY